Proteins encoded together in one Plasmodium cynomolgi strain B DNA, chromosome 9, whole genome shotgun sequence window:
- a CDS encoding 26S proteasome regulatory complex subunit (putative): MEVNKEDICELNKNSYPNFYLADLFYILQLTHISPNEKTETWMKLQDEIKKNNMYAYYSYVCEELNIAVDQDLYNSLKKNADEEMNEIEKKIQEASENFDSVDTKNDVLLKANFFCKIGDKENALKEYEEVYKKGIGIGVKLDILLTIIRISIFFNDLKNTKKYLEQARTQMEKGGDWERKNKLKIYEALNYIMIRNFPEASKILIDAASTFTATEIISYDEVIFYVVILGIMTEERTVLDKKILNSSVILQVTSSDDDLQSYISSFYHCDYRTFMEKTIKIAMRVKRDKYLGRHYRYFIRNTRVRAYRQFLEPFKSVTLKNMAYAFGVSEEFIESEISSFIANGKLNCKIDKVNGSIESNQPNERNTLYLNTIKKVGCAGARVGVGVGLGAEAGAGTRVIVRRCLPADLSGAEANISAPGDILLNRIQKLSRIILTCTVQSFI; this comes from the exons atggaagtgaACAAAGAAGATATCTGCGAGCTGAACAAAAACAGCTACCCCAATTTTTACCTGGCTGacttattttacattttgcaGTTAACACATATATCGCCAAATGAGAAGACCGAAACATGGATGAAGCTGcaagatgaaataaaaaaaaataacatgtaCGCATATTATAGCTATGTATGTGAAGAATTGAATATTGCTGTAGACCAGGACCTTTacaattctttaaaaaaaaatgcagacgAAGAAATGAACGAAATAGAGAAGAAAATTCAAGAGGCCTCTGAGAATTTTGACTCTGTTGACACCAAAAATGATGTTTTACTCaaggcaaattttttttgcaaaattggagACAAG GAAAATGCACTGAAGGAATACGAAGAAGTGTACAAAAAGGGCATAGGCATTGGCGTCAAACTGGATATCCTCCTCACGATAATACGAATAAGCATTTTCTTTAACGACTTGAAAAACACCAAAAAGTATTTAGAGCAGGCAAGAACGCAGATGGAGAAAGGAGGGGActgggaaagaaaaaacaaactcaAAATTTACGAAGCTTTGAACTACATTATGATTAGGAACTTTCCAGAAGCCTCCAAAATTTTGATCGATGCTGCGTCAACATTTACAGCAACGGAAATCATTTCCTATGACGaagttatattttatgttgtcATTCTGGGAATT ATGACAGAAGAGAGAACCGTgctggataaaaaaattctgaacagCTCAGTAATTTTGCAGGTCACGAGCAGTGATGACGATTTGCAGAGTTATATATCCTCCTTTTACCACTGCGATTATCGAACGTTTATGGAAAAGACAATCAAAATAGCCATGCGAGTGAAGAGGGACAAATACTTGGGAAGGCATTACCGATATTTTATTCGAAACACGAGGGTGAGAGCTTATAGGCAATTCCTGGAGCCCTTCAAAAGCGTCACGCTTAAAAACATGGCGTACGCCTTTGGGGTCAGTGAGGAATTTATTGAGAGCGAAATTTCGTCCTTCATCGCGAATGGGAAGTTGAACTGCAAAATTGACAAGGTGAATGGTTCGATAGAGAGCAACCAGCCCAACGAGCGGAACACGCTGTATTTGAACACGATTAAAAAGGTAGGTTGCGCGGGTGCGCGAGTGGGAGTGGGAGTGGGATTGGGAGCGGAAGCGGGAGCGGGAACGCGCGTGATCGTGAGACGGTGTCTTCCCGCGGATTTGTCCGGGGCGGAGGCGAATATTTCTGCACCG GGGGACATTCTACTAAACAGGATACAGAAGCTGTCCAGG ataattCTTACCTGCACAGTGCAGAGTTTTATTTAA
- a CDS encoding proliferating-cell nucleolar antigen p120 (putative) yields VKAKINKAAIVKELLFYYTYYYEYSEQLIKYLYYLFDLKELYLFLEMNNLPKEIHLRTNTIKITRKNLLHILKSQNISAEEGENWNNVGIVINDANSNVGSLNEYMYGYYMIQSASSLIPVLELNVQPNEIILDMCAAPGGKCTFICALQKNKGFVYANDVNKMRCKAIEANASRMGIHNLIVTSFDALKIGEKWNFQFDKIILDAPCSGTGVVNKNKGARRKTIKEIRDLAQKQRKLLNNAISLVKNGGIVVYSTCSITVEENEQVINYILKKRDVNVLPTNIQIGDPGITHYRKKEFSSKVSLCRRIYLHKHNYDNFFVAKLWKRSD; encoded by the coding sequence gtaaaggcaaaaataaacaaagcgGCTATTGTGAAAGAGCTGCTATTTTACTACACATACTACTATGAGTACAGTGAGCAGCTGATTAAATATCTGTACTATCTATTTGACCTGAAGGAACTGTACCTGTTTCTCGAGATGAATAACTTACCGAAGGAGATACACCTACGAACGAATACGATAAAAATcacgagaaaaaatttactccATATTTTGAAAAGCCAAAATATAAgtgcagaagaaggagaaaattggAACAACGTAGGGATAGTAATTAACGATGCTAACTCAAATGTAGGGTCATTAAATGAGTATATGTATGGATATTACATGATCCAATCAGCATCCTCTTTAATCCCTGTGTTGGAATTAAATGTACAGCCAAACGAGATTATATTAGATATGTGTGCTGCCCCTGGAGGCAAATGCACCTTCATATGTGctctccaaaaaaataaaggattCGTATATGCCAatgatgtaaataaaatgagaTGCAAAGCTATTGAAGCTAATGCATCCAGAATGGGAATccataatttaattgttacCTCCTTTGATGCTTTGAAgattggagaaaaatggaattttcaatttgataaaattattttagaTGCTCCATGTAGTGGTACAGGtgttgttaataaaaataaaggagcgAGGAGAAAGACTATCAAAGAAATCAGAGACCTTGCACAGAAGCAAAGGAAATTACTTAACAATGCCATCAGTTTGGTGAAAAATGGAGGTATCGTCGTTTACTCCACTTGCAGCATCACCGTGGAGGAAAACGAGCAAGttattaattacattttaaaaaaaagagatgtGAATGTCCTTCCGACTAATATCCAAATTGGGGACCCAGGGATCACTCACTACAGGAAGAAAGAATTCTCAAGTAAGGTCTCCCTTTGTAGACGGATTTACCTGCACAAGCACAATTATGACAACTTTTTTGTGGCCAAGCTGTGGAAGCGCTCGGAC
- a CDS encoding hypothetical protein (putative), translated as MHFTHIWSPHQMDNGDSLLQSEAFSLEEIFESDITNEENKSIVDYFRQVQNERDQLPSTVSVRNIKGAEQKQGVNNEGKSKSKHQIFAVLDKYKEINLTKYNCSPWKEGVVNYVRSVRIYIHRKYNKKIIDGLKYHSANCDVLSKLKRREDLISVFSSSPLCIHLYIYGINYKQVVHYLHVIASHLVDRQKGHSWILYVWIIYLLILLDSLQALDSSVSSDLQAIKRACAERGHVVQKQSGVEQHNGVEKQIAADPNELTFLTHFYCNSPSAISSTACSSHCPQSIYYIIYYLITEIFNQK; from the coding sequence ATGCATTTTACTCACATATGGTCGCCTCACCAAATGGATAACGGAGACTCACTCCTGCAGAGCGAGGCGTTTTCCCTGGAGGAAATTTTCGAGAGCGACATAACGaatgaggaaaacaaatCAATCGTGGACTATTTCAGGCAAGTTCAAAATGAGAGGGACCAACTTCCAAGTACAGTCAGCGTGAGGAACATAAAAGGAGCAGAACAAAAACAAGGTGTAAACAATGAGGGGAAATCCAAGTCAAAGCATCAAATATTTGCAGTACTGGATAAGTATAAGGAGATTAATTTGACCAAGTACAACTGCTCCCCTTGGAAGGAGGGAGTTGTAAATTATGTGAGAAGTGTGaggatatatatacacagaAAATACAACAAGAAAATAATCGATGGGTTGAAGTATCATAGTGCTAATTGTGATGTCTTGTCGAAACtgaaaagaagggaagacttaatttctgttttttcttcttcgccgCTTTGCATTCATTTGTATATCTATGGCATTAATTATAAACAGGTGGTTCACTACCTCCATGTGATAGCTAGCCATTTGGTTGATCGGCAGAAGGGGCACTCGTGGATTCTCTACGTCTGGATTATttatttgctcattttgctcGACTCGCTGCAGGCCCTGGACTCGAGCGTCTCCTCGGATTTGCAGGCCATCAAGCGGGCTTGCGCGGAAAGGGGGCACGTCGTACAGAAGCAAAGCGGTGTAGAGCAGCACAACGGTGTGGAGAAGCAAATCGCCGCTGACCCAAACGAGCTAACCTTCCTGACCCATTTTTATTGCAACTCACCAAGTGCAATAAGCAGCACGGCGTGCTCGTCCCACTGCCCCCAATCcatttattacataatttacTACCTTATCACGGAAATATTTAATCAGAAATGA
- a CDS encoding hypothetical protein (putative), producing the protein MDSLKRGSTVKDGSTTEKCHLGQKNVTPMSNSLFDCSCVYMTYLNSNVNNFKIRNFINCKLYDSVFSYVKKKNLEKVKEYTQGKKQNRGSPQVPIFLWVIFGGKDMKSIDSLNTVYKILRYATEIPPSEYMRYLAKLERRKIKKNLHTKWSKKEGATCADWGEQRKGSPKRGIPPEQEYNSANEFFPNLATHRGVIERNEPNSGSPTKRGKEKKKLPQLPPNIFFHKNLYKNATEIYDRIVEYYEQYSQKCDAFGPHNYGHFLDYYRERVRGSARDSEGEDAERGGAHHGGGPLGRANHGGGPLGRANHGRSPHGSAHREEDHLGNSHQDRDADEDPDEDADEDPDEDPDDAYDFFIERSDSESDELFDFISYHMQGRNPSFEKSGGEVKEGKLNYTDIYGPLIYKKKKKNPVRYSFLLLDYPAYNNSTGHPSPLTFKTSALAALKEALKELRRGAHPSGERGNRGEGGEDEESEEGGISGVGDASGVSSVGDANRINHIGDASRVNRVGDASRINHAGVSINILGYSLGCCVGLQLLLDIAKSLYNDFFQGESKKPFHRKEREAIRDPPNEGNDLSIKLNSRRNNKVNEYVYDARKILTFGDVFVSGPSSSATDVQLRGDPQPSTQGEKEEKAKEEDKEKAKEEDKEKAKEGDKEKGKDKGKDKGKDDLKDPQFRKHPPHQTHSYAELHQRRSSHYCCSVTNYQQRNKLKLGIHKNAGCKNVPKKVSINEGLQSVKQRKKEVEKKLSNELNITVDRVILVAPFTNTQKLVKSILRNSVLFLLSWFVMNKKCPYVHWDNISVLKEFFKILYDLKGTKNLSSIFANLQIYFIHGEKDTLVNYQMSLKLYKLTNTLTSKYALHHVKAFLYIFKEDCHSSIFNTEGENKILQIIFKPLRLHPFSTTNIHKLHFSLYRDIYLLKTAYLQYISGVTSKLVRA; encoded by the exons ATGGATTCACTAAAAAGGGGCAGCACTGTGAAGGACGGTAGTACAACAGAGAAGTGCCACTTAGGACAGAAGAATGTCACCCCGATGAGCAACTCCCTGTTCGACTGCTCATGTGTCTATATGACCTACTTGAACAGCA ACgtgaacaattttaaaatacgtAACTTCATAAACTGCAAGCTGTACGACTCCGTTTTCAGttacgtgaaaaaaaaaaatttagaaaaggTAAAGGAGTACAcacaggggaagaagcagaataGGGGGTCCCCCCAAGTGCCAATATTTCTATGGGTTATTTTTGGAGGGAAGGATATGAAGTCCATCGATTCATTAAACACCGTTTATAAGATCCTCCGATACGCCACAGAGATACCTCCGTCTGAATATATGAGATACTTGGCCAAAttggaaagaaggaaaataaaaaaaaatttgcacaccaAGTGGAGCAAGAAGGAAGGGGCGACCTGTGCTGACTGGGGAGAGCAACGGAAAGGATCCCCAAAGAGAGGCATTCCACCTGAACAGGAATATAACTCAGCAAATGAGTTCTTCCCCAATTTAGCAACTCACCGTGGTGTCATCGAGCGAAACGAACCAAACAGTGGGAGCCCCACAAagaggggaaaggaaaaaaaaaaattgccccaATTGCCcccaaatattttcttccacaaaaatttgtacaaaaacGCTACCGAAATATACGATCGAATTGTGGAGTACTACGAGCAGTACAGTCAGAAATGTGACGCGTTTGGGCCTCACAACTATGGCCATTTTTTGGACTACTACAGGGAAAGGGTGCGAGGCTCCGCGCGGGACAGCGAGGGGGAGGATGCGGAGCGGGGGGGCGCCCATCATGGGGGAGGTCCCCTTGGGAGAGCTAATCATGGGGGAGGTCCCCTTGGGAGAGCTAATCATGGGAGAAGTCCCCATGGGAGTGCCCATCGTGAGGAAGATCACCTTGGGAACAGCCACCAGGACAGGGACGCGGATGAGGACCCGGATGAGGACGCGGACGAGGACCCGGACGAGGACCCGGACGATGCATACGACTTCTTCATAGAACGAAGCGACAGCGAATCGGACGAGCTGTTCGACTTCATTTCCTACCACATGCAGGGAAGAAACCCTTCGTTTGAAAAAAGcgggggggaagtaaaagAAGGCAAGCTGAATTACACGGATATATACGGGCCGCTAATctacaagaagaagaaaaaaaacccagTTAggtattcctttttgctgTTGGACTACCCCGCGTATAACAACAGCACAGGCCACCCCTCGCCCCTGACGTTCAAGACAAGTGCCCTGGCGGCGCTGAAGGAGGCCTTGAAGGAGCTGCGCAGGGGGGCCCACCCTAGTGGGGAAAGAGGGAATAGAGGGGAAGGCGGGGAAGACGAGGAAAGCGAGGAAGGCGGCATTAGCGGCGTTGGCGATGCTAGCGGTGTTAGCAGCGTTGGAGATGCTAACCGAATTAACCACATTGGAGATGCCAGCCGAGTTAACCGCGTTGGAGATGCCAGCCGAATTAACCACGCTGGCGTATCCATAAACATCCTGGGCTACTCTCTCGGGTGCTGCGTCGGCCTGCAGCTGCTGCTGGACATTGCGAAGAGCCTCTACAACGACTTCTTCCAAGGGGAGAGCAAAAAGCCATTTCATCGAAAGGAAAGGGAAGCCATTAGGGACCCCCCAAACGAGGGAAACGATTTGTCAATCAAGCTAAACAGTAGGAGGAACAACAAGGTTAATGAGTACGTGTATGACGCGCGGAAAATATTAACCTTTGGGGATGTCTTTGTGAGTGGACCTTCATCCTCAGCCACTGATGTCCAGCTAAGAGGGGACCCACAGCCAAGTAcccaaggggaaaaagaagaaaaagcgaaagaagaagacaaggaaaaagcgaaagaagaagacaaggaaaaagcgaaagaagGAGACAAAGAAAAGGGCAAAGACAAGGGCAAAGACAAAGGCAAAGACGATCTGAAAGACCCCCAATTTAGGAAACACCCCCCCCATCAAACACATTCCTACGCAGAACTACACCAACGGAGAAGCAGTCACTACTGTTGCAGCGTTACCAACTATCAACAAAGGAACAAACTGAAACTGGGGATTCACAAAAATGCAGGGTGCAAAAATGTCCCCAAAAAAGTCAGCATAAATGAAGGCCTGCAAAGTGTAaagcaacgaaaaaaagaggtggaaaaaaaattaagtaacGAATTAAACATAACTGTAGATAGAGTCATCCTTGTTGCACCATTCACGAACACGCAGAAATTGGTGAAAAGCATTTTAAGAAATAGTGTACTATTCTTACTTAGCTGGTTtgttatgaataaaaaatgcccCTATGTCCACTGGGACAACATCTCCGTGCtgaaagaattttttaaaatactatACGACttaaagggaacaaaaaatttgagtagcatttttgccaatttgcaaatttattttatccatGGAGAGAAAGACACACTGGTCAATTACCAAATGAGTTTGAAGCTATATAAACTTACGAACACACTTACGTCAAAGTATGCCTTACATCATGTTAAAgcttttctttatattttcaagGAGGACTGTCATTCGTCTATCTTTAACACtgagggagaaaataaaattttgcaaattatttttaaacccCTCCGATTGCACCCCTTCAGCACAACTAACATACACAAATTGCATTTCAGTCTCTACAGGGACATCTATTTGTTGAAGACGGCCTACTTGCAGTACATCTCTGGGGTGACGTCTAAGTTGGTTCGTGCATGA
- a CDS encoding hypothetical protein (putative), which produces MGNECSCGEVNSAKARISNGEEKKKLQDLHLCWDEDVGKNLLSEDEEMEDDNYFYRLEKKKSMNKSGEKGKYKEEEDIDKWNIFGDQLEGDYIINVKKILMYVREYEEDFFLFFKKRNATSLILLKYIILNYQKYILRIGDTGVVYIGEVSPTNEKHGLGVIITPDQCMYIGEFDNDQITGFGLYVHFSKSIYVGHWKGGKTNHYGIFTHTDGTFYKGFWSNDKQNGKGIEHVHENFFFLGNYRRGEKNGFGAFILKNESMYIGHIENNCFSKKGIYFFNRKKMYITNWEKNCIEGACEILWLDRRQFYGYHSKSNSKEGIGIYKWNDGRIYFGNWSNNKQHGYGFFIVIKHIREYEQREKAPFFFFFQQTRKVKEYFFLNLLKESFFEKGRVRGELERAIWGEAVEHYTARGRTYLAASQEAPPRDGSPNGMTPQCNHLDAYLFLRTLLCMRYYQTCCSYFDLLQKKKCNSFKFNCTFYERVKEHICSVTNSYLNRHAAQERWGGSDSPAWSALQGEANHTRGEANHTGGETNHTGEEANHTSEGAGNTSEDTDDTSESGETHRGNVEETDDTDESEETNRGNGEEIHLGDHPFGENPPQQRNHTEDKHPPFEDIERLKNYLSCLNLSHVSEGDITPHSPLFALASSNIVLKLGRWENGKLQEWIHSSHKLHGEQKGTHSDSDSGDTSEGSSLEATSSTSHLRDGHQGTSSVVKGEINVQSSFTNTNSIRKGVDPRGVPTASILHKGEDDEGDEGDEDSSHEINVRHALQGEKGSRLWQESSSMGGKKPGQRDRSTSKEDSRGVSKEDSRGVSKEDSRGVSKEDSRGVSKEDARWVGKNDAGGVSKNNARRVSKEDARWFSKNDARRANKFRPHFPSLPEKEEEEGEGIPSSVTSHNYDLPKKGFSLIWSLKRMKNSQLSANEHITFEAPQAYDDEEDGQSAARHKKKKSFFGKFLRRGKQNGRSNCTK; this is translated from the exons ATGGGAAACGAATGCAGCTGCGGAGAAGTGAACAGCGCAAAAGCGCGAATCTCTaacggagaagaaaagaaaaagctgcAAGATTTACATCTGTGCTGGGATGAAGATGTGGGGAAAAATCTTCTAAGTGAAGATGAAGAGATGGAGGATGACAATTATTTCTACcgtttggagaaaaaaaaaagtatgaacaagtcaggcgaaaaaggaaaatacaaagaagaggaagatatCGATAAATGGAACATTTTCGGAGACCAACTGGAAGGAGACTACATCATtaacgtgaaaaaaatactcatGTATGTTAGGGAATACGAggaagatttttttcttttctttaaaaagagaaacgcCACAAGTTTGATCTTACTAAAGTACATAATCctaaattatcaaaaatacATTCTGCGCATTGGTGATACAGGTGTAGTATACATCGGGGAAGTCAGTCCAACTAATGAGAAGCACGGGTTAGGAGTGATCATTACACCTGACCAGTGCATGTACATAGGGGAGTTTGATAACGATCAAATTACAGGGTTCGGTTTGTATGTCCACTTTTCCAAAAGTATTTATGTAGGACACTGGAAGGGAGGAAAGACAAATCACTACGGTATCTTTACTCATACAGATGGTACATTCTACAAAGGGTTCTGGTCAAATgataagcaaaatggaaagggtATTGAGCATGTTCATGagaactttttctttttggggAATTAcagaagaggagaaaaaaatggctttggagcttttattttgaaaaatgaatcCATGTACATTGGAcatatagaaaataattgcttctccaaaaaagggatatacttttttaataggaagaaaatgtacataaCGAATTGGGAGAAGAACTGCATAGAGGGTGCTTGCGAAATTTTGTGGTTAGACAGGAGGCAGTTCTATGGCTACCACTCTAAGAGCAACAGTAAGGAGGGCATTGGAATTTACAAATGGAATGATGGGAGGATCTATTTTGGAAACTGGTCTAACAATAAGCAACACGGTTATGGGTTCTTCATTGTGATCAAGCATATTAGGGAATATGAACAGAGAGAGAAggctccttttttcttctttttccagCAGACAAGAAAGGTGAAGgagtatttctttttaaatcttttaaAGGAGTCCTTTTTTGAGAAGGGCCGGGTGCGTGGCGAGCTGGAGAGGGCCATCTGGGGAGAAGCGGTAGAGCATTACACGGCACGTGGAAGGACATACCTTGCCGCTTCACAAGAGGCGCCACCTCGGGACGGATCCCCAAACGGGATGACACCCCAGTGTAACCACTTGGACGCGTACCTCTTCCTAAGGACGCTGCTGTGCATGAGGTATTACCAGACCTGCTGCTCCTACTTCGACCTCctgcagaagaaaaaatgcaacagcTTCAAATTTAACTGCACCTTCTATGAAAGGGTGAAGGAGCACATTTGTTCCGTGACGAATAGCTACTTGAATCGGCACGCGGCGCAGGAACGATGGGGGGGCAGCGACTCGCCTGCGTGGAGCGCCCTCCAGGGGGAGGCAAACCATacgaggggagaagcaaaccATACGGGGGGAGAGACAAACCATACGGGGGAAGAGGCAAACCATACGAGCGAAGGGGCGGGCAATACGAGTGAAGACACCGACGACACGAGTGAATCGGGAGAGACACATCGAGGCAATGTTGAAGAGACTGACGACACGGACGAATCGGAAGAGACAAATCGAGGCAATGGTGAAGAGATCCATCTAGGGGACCACCCCTTCGGAGAGAACCCCCCCCAGCAGAGGAATCACACAGAGGATAAGCACCCCCCCTTCGAAGACATCGAGCGTCTGAAAAATTACCTAAGCTGCCTAAACCTGAGCCACGTCAGCGAAGGAGACATCACCCCCCACAGCCCCCTGTTCGCTCTCGCATCTAGTAATATTGTCCTAAAATTGGGGAGGTGGGAAAATGGGAAGTTGCAAGAATGGATTCACTCCA GCCACAAATTGCatggggaacaaaaaggaacccACAGCGATAGCGATTCAGGCGACACGAGTGAGGGAAGTTCCTTAGAGGCGACATCTTCCACGTCCCATTTGAGAGATGGTCACCAAGGCACCAGCTCTGTCGTAAAGGGAGAGATAAATGTGCAAAGTAGTTTTACCAATACGAACAGCATAAGGAAGGGAGTAGATCCACGGGGAGTCCCTACTGCAAGCATCCTCCACAAGGGGGAAGATGACGAAGGAGACGAAGGAGACGAGGACAGTTCTCACGAAATTAATGTGCGGCATGCGTTgcagggggagaaggggTCCCGTCTGTGGCAGGAAAGTAGCTCtatgggggggaagaaacccGGACAGCGGGACAGAAGCACCAGCAAAGAGGATTCACGTGGGGTCAGCAAAGAGGATTCACGTGGGGTGAGCAAAGAGGATTCACGTGGAGTCAGCAAAGAGGATTCACGTGGAGTCAGCAAAGAGGATGCACGTTGGGTCGGCAAAAATGATGCAGGTGGAGTCAGCAAAAATAATGCTCGTCGGGTCAGCAAAGAGGATGCACGTTGGTTCAGCAAAAACGATGCACGTAGGGCCAATAAATTTCGCCCTCATTTTCCGAGCCTTCcagagaaagaagaagaagaaggagaaggcaTCCCTTCCAGTGTTACCTCTCACAACTACGACTTGCCAAAGAAGGGGTTCTCCCTAATATGGAGTTTGAAGAGAATGAAGAATTCCCAATTATCCGCCAATGAGCACATAACGTTTGAGGCCCCGCAGGCGTATGACGATGAGGAAGACGGCCAGTCAGCGGCACGccataaaaagaagaagtccTTTTTTGGCAAGTTCCTGCGGAGGGGCAAGCAAAACGGGAGGAGTAACTGTACGAAGTGA
- a CDS encoding A/G-specific adenine glycosylase (putative) has protein sequence MEEAKAEESPPNGRENAEPEYHYDLLKRHSSEMKKDLLEWYYKYRRKLPWRNDQPPYTTSVQVQEGSPQGDIRSYFCKGGDAQISRSSANRKDGTRVIAKGRKKDQQELPLREVKRVKNECVEKDPPVEKDPPVEKNPPEECKGQPSKELETTHAEVKQEDGSLPPNEKQHLSVRGYQIYVSEIMLQQTRVHTVVNFYLKWMNKWGTIFELAKSNLDDVLIVWKGLGYYNRAKNLLDCCKHVVEKYDGVFPNDLKLLKELPGIGDYTSKAICIHLYNRKDICIDTNVIRIFSRITDTINYSGSTVLTKHCERVSHVLCADDSNYSDLSQALMDLGSSICNGSPQCAQCPLNKHCLIYLKKKNNNNNNSKKRDSSFYLTHPDGCKLCVQDRNVEIKCVPLMKKKKKTEKICLVLLAKRSGPPKGETTSITSKKRGEEHLEDDYYLMIKNTNSNLFSMHYLFPLLLLDQFDKKLAHTHLNGLLSSLNLSNTLEDSFTYDFTHNSFCQNIIDHYRKSVTVSRTYLSEFCL, from the exons atggAAGAGGCAAAGGCAGAGGAGTCCCCCCCGAACGGCAGGGAAAACGCCGAGCCAGAATACCACTACGATTTGCTCAAAAGGCACAGCtcggaaatgaaaaaagatcTCCTGGAGTGGTATTACAAATATAGGAGAAAACTACCCTGGCGGAATGACCAACCACCGTACACGACCAGCGTTCAGGTGCAGGAGGGAAGCCCACAAGGCGATATAAGGAGCTACTtctgcaaagggggagatGCTCAAATTAGCAGAAGTAGTGCCAATAGAAAAGATGGAACGAGAGTTATTGctaaggggaggaaaaaggaCCAACAGGAGTTACCTCTCCGGGAGGTAAAACGAGTTAAGAATGAATGTGTGGAGAAGGATCCACCTGTGGAGAAGGACCCACCTGTGGAGAAGAACCCACCTGAGGAGTGCAAAGGTCAGCCCAGCAAAGAGTTGGAGACTACCCACGCAGAAGTAAAACAAGAGGATGGCTCATTGCCCCCAAATGAGAAACAACACTTAAGTGTTCGGGGGTACCAAATATACGTAAGCGAAATAATGCTTCAACAAACGAGGGTTCACACAGTGGTAAATTTCTACCTTAAGTGGATGAACAAATGGGGCACCATTTtcgagctagccaaaagtAACTTGGATGACGTTCTCATAGTGTGGAAGGGGCTAGGGTACTACAACAGAGCGAAGAACCTACTCGACTGTTGCAAACATGTGGTTGAAAAATACGATGGGGTGTTTCCAAACGATTTAAAGTTACTCAAAGAGTTGCCAGGAATAGGAGATTACACGTCCAAGGCGATCTGCATACATCTGTACAACAGGAAAGACATATGCATCGACACAAATGTTATTAGGATTTTTTCTAGAATTACGGACACGATTAATTATAGCGGCTCCACCGTTTTAACGAAGCACTGTGAACGGGTGAGCCACGTTTTGTGCGCGGATGACTCCAATTATTCTGACCTCAGCCAGGCTTTAATGGACTTGGGGTCCAGCATTTGTAATGGTTCCCCCCAGTGTGCGCAGTGCCCCCTGAACAAGCATTGCCTCATctatttgaagaagaagaataataataacaataatagTAAGAAAAGGGACAGTTCGTTTTATTTGACCCACCCCGATGGATGCAAGCTGTGCGTCCAAGACAGAAACGTCGAAATTAAGTGTGTTCCcctgatgaagaaaaagaagaaaacggaaaaaatatgcctcGTTCTGCTGGCAAAGAGGAGTGGCCCTCCAAAGGGGGAGACAACAAGTATAACAAgcaag AAAAGAGGAGAAGAACACCTGGAGGATGACTACTACTTGATGATAAAGAACACAAACTCGAATTTGTTTTCAATGCATtatttgtttccccttttgctcctGGACCAGTTTGATAAAAAACTTGCGCACACG caTTTAAATGGGTTGCTGAGCAGCCTAAATTTGAGCAACACCCTGGAGGATTCCTTCACCTAC GACTTCACGCACAACAGCTTTTGTCAAAACATAATAGACCACTACAGAAAAAGCGTGACTGTGTCTAGGACGTATCTCTCAGAATTTTGCCTCTAG